In the genome of Hymenobacter cellulosivorans, one region contains:
- a CDS encoding NFACT RNA binding domain-containing protein has product MHNNYYFLRQLAPALTQQLAGFRVVTCFSQEKDELVIGLTNGEAEFWFKTQLSAGFTALALPETFHRARTNSVDLLPGLLGREVADVSVFPHDRVLQLNFRDGATLQFKLYGPRPNAVFRAAPEATAELFHQRYLADADLAPAPEPLPDPHNPLRSYPALGDVPPRYLRAHGYDAADAATRQQLVQEVVARLENPPHFYLTAIEGKTRLTLLPVGDVEQTLAPNPVAALRLFVPLTLGRRAYENELRQVRQELEKRAEEATISASQARTRLYALEHTAGYRQTADLIMANLTNIPAGAAQVEVVDFYQDNQLRTIKLKTTETPQRTAQNLYRKAKNQKIETEQLQERIERRETEALWCLERLEELAAITDLRTLRTWRKTHDLQPETKAKEAAELPFKVFTDSGYTILVGRNAQNNDLLTQRYAHKDDLWLHAKDVTGSHVVIKQKAGHTTPEPVVERAAQLAAWYSRRKNDSLCPVTVTPKKFVRKRKGAVAGQVVVERERVVLVVPANPFERV; this is encoded by the coding sequence ATGCACAACAATTATTATTTTCTGCGCCAGCTGGCCCCGGCTCTTACCCAGCAGTTGGCTGGCTTTCGGGTCGTAACCTGCTTTTCCCAAGAAAAAGACGAGCTGGTCATTGGTCTGACCAATGGCGAAGCCGAGTTTTGGTTCAAAACTCAGCTCTCCGCCGGTTTTACGGCCCTGGCGCTGCCTGAAACGTTTCACCGGGCCCGCACCAACTCGGTAGACCTGTTGCCCGGCTTGCTGGGCCGGGAGGTGGCCGATGTCAGCGTATTTCCCCACGACCGGGTGCTCCAACTCAACTTTCGGGACGGCGCGACGCTACAGTTCAAGCTCTACGGGCCGAGGCCCAACGCCGTATTCCGGGCCGCCCCCGAAGCCACGGCCGAGCTGTTTCACCAGCGCTACCTGGCTGATGCCGACCTGGCCCCCGCCCCCGAGCCCCTCCCCGACCCGCATAACCCGCTGCGCAGCTACCCGGCCCTGGGCGACGTGCCCCCACGCTACTTACGCGCCCACGGCTACGACGCAGCTGATGCAGCCACTCGCCAGCAGTTGGTGCAGGAAGTAGTGGCCCGGCTCGAAAACCCGCCCCACTTTTACCTGACCGCCATTGAGGGCAAAACCCGCCTGACGTTGCTGCCCGTCGGCGACGTGGAGCAGACCCTGGCTCCCAACCCGGTAGCGGCCCTGCGCTTGTTTGTGCCGCTAACGCTGGGCCGCCGGGCCTACGAAAACGAGCTGCGGCAGGTGCGGCAGGAACTGGAAAAGCGGGCCGAGGAAGCTACCATCAGCGCCAGCCAGGCCCGTACCCGCCTTTACGCCCTGGAGCACACGGCCGGCTACCGCCAAACCGCCGACCTGATTATGGCCAACCTGACCAATATTCCGGCCGGGGCCGCCCAGGTGGAAGTCGTGGATTTTTACCAGGACAACCAGCTGCGCACCATCAAGCTCAAGACGACGGAAACGCCCCAGCGCACGGCCCAAAACCTGTACCGCAAGGCCAAAAACCAGAAGATTGAAACCGAGCAGCTGCAGGAGCGCATCGAGCGGCGCGAAACCGAAGCCCTCTGGTGCCTGGAGCGCCTGGAGGAACTGGCCGCCATTACCGACCTGCGCACGTTGCGCACCTGGCGCAAAACCCACGACCTGCAGCCCGAAACCAAGGCTAAGGAAGCCGCCGAGCTTCCCTTCAAGGTGTTTACCGACAGCGGTTACACCATTCTGGTGGGCCGCAACGCCCAAAATAACGACCTGCTTACTCAGCGCTATGCCCACAAGGACGACTTGTGGCTGCACGCCAAGGACGTAACCGGCTCTCACGTGGTCATCAAGCAGAAAGCCGGCCACACCACGCCCGAGCCGGTCGTGGAGCGGGCGGCCCAGCTGGCGGCTTGGTACTCGCGCCGCAAAAACGATTCGCTCTGC